The Phragmites australis chromosome 15, lpPhrAust1.1, whole genome shotgun sequence genome window below encodes:
- the LOC133892339 gene encoding histone H1.1-like isoform X1, which produces MKLFAFVRRARRSPAPAPAPAAPEDATAAPAEKQKRRRPSGSTAWKPTLVAISEDAAMTAAAAAAAKAQPAKPEASAAKAKAKARPPPRAARAASYDDFRRHYGQPTVLPAFTPTAFLF; this is translated from the exons ATGAAGCTGTTCGCCTTCGTCAGGCGCGCGCGCCGGTCGCCtgcaccggcaccggcaccggcggcgccggaggacgcCACCGCTGCGCCCGCGGAGAAGCAAAAGCGGCGGAGGCCGTCGGGGTCAACGGCGTGGAAGCCGACGCTGGTCGCCATCTCCGAGGACGCCGCGATGACCGCCGCGGCCGCAGCCGCAGCGAAGGCGCAGCCGGCGAAGCCGGAGGCGTCTGCCGCCAAGGCCAAGGCCAAGGCGAGGCCGCCGCCTCGCGCGGCCCGGGCGGCGAGCTACGACGACTTCCG CAGGCACTATGGACAGCCCACGGTGTTGCCGGCGTTCACGCCGACGGCGTTCCTGTTCTGA
- the LOC133892339 gene encoding histone H1.1-like isoform X2: MKLFAFVRRARRSPAPAPAPAAPEDATAAPAEKQKRRRPSGSTAWKPTLVAISEDAAMTAAAAAAAKAQPAKPEASAAKAKAKARPPPRAARAASYDDFRHYGQPTVLPAFTPTAFLF; this comes from the exons ATGAAGCTGTTCGCCTTCGTCAGGCGCGCGCGCCGGTCGCCtgcaccggcaccggcaccggcggcgccggaggacgcCACCGCTGCGCCCGCGGAGAAGCAAAAGCGGCGGAGGCCGTCGGGGTCAACGGCGTGGAAGCCGACGCTGGTCGCCATCTCCGAGGACGCCGCGATGACCGCCGCGGCCGCAGCCGCAGCGAAGGCGCAGCCGGCGAAGCCGGAGGCGTCTGCCGCCAAGGCCAAGGCCAAGGCGAGGCCGCCGCCTCGCGCGGCCCGGGCGGCGAGCTACGACGACTTCCG GCACTATGGACAGCCCACGGTGTTGCCGGCGTTCACGCCGACGGCGTTCCTGTTCTGA